The DNA region CGATGACGCCACGGTCATCATCGTCAATACGTGCGGTTTTATCGACGCCGCCAAAGAAGAGTCGGTAAACACGATTCTGGAGCTGGCCGAGCTTAAAGAAAGCGGAAAATTGAAGGCGCTGATCGTGTCGGGGTGTCTGACGCAGCGCTACAAACAAGCGCTCATGGAGGAAATGCCGGAGATCGACGGAATCGTCGGAACGGGCGATTTCCATAACATCACGCAGATCGTCGATGAGGCGGTGAAGGGCAAGAAGCCGGTATATGTAGGCAATCCGGTGTTCAACTACGAGCAGGTGCTGCCGCGCAAGCTGTCGACGGCCCGTTATACGGCGTATGTGAAAATCGCCGAGGGCTGCGACAACAACTGCACCTTCTGCAGCATCCCGCTGATGCGGGGCAAATTCCGCAGCCGTTCCATCGAATCGATCGTGGAGGAAGTCAAAGGCATGGCTGCGCAAGGGGTCAAGGAATTCAGCCTGATCGCCCAGGATTCCACCAATTACGGCACCGATCTGTACGGGGACTATAAACTGCCTGAGCTGCTGGACCGCGTCAGCCGGGTGGACGGTGTGGAATGGGTGCGGCTGCATTATGCGTATCCGGGCTTTTTTACGGATGAATTGATCGATATGATCGCGTCCAATCCGAAGATTTGCAAATACGTGGATATGCCGCTGCAGCATAGCGAGGACGCGATCCTGAAAAGAATGCGGCGCCCCGGACGCAACCGGGATATCCGCGAACTGATCGCCAAAATCCGCTCCCGCATCCCGGACGTTTCTTTGCGCACGTCGCTGATCGTGGGATTCCCGGGCGAAACCGAGGAAGATTTCGAGCGGCTATGCGATTTCGTCCGGGAGATCAAATTCGACCGGCTGGGCGTGTTTACATACTCGCAGGAAGAGGATACGCCGGCTTCGCGGCTGCCGGATCAGGTCGCCGAGGACGTCAAGGAATGGCGGGCCAATACGTTGATGGAGATTCAGCGCACCGTGGCGAACGAAAACAGCGGCAAATACATCGGCAAAGTGCTGGATGTCCTTGTGGAGCGCTACGATGGGCGGAGCGACGTTTATGTGGGGCGCTCGCAATTCGACGCGCCCGAAATCGACGGGGAAGTGTTCGTGACGAACTGCTCCGGGAATATCGGCGATATTGCCAAAGTGCGGATTACGCACGCATTTGAATATGATTTAACCGGGGAGGCTGTCCTGTGAATTTGCCCAACCGCATTACACTGACGCGTATTTTTATGATTCCGGTGATGCTGCTTTTTTTGCTGCTGGATGCGGGCTGGCTGTCTTATGAGCTCGTTGCGGGCACATACGCGCTGCCGGTCCATCAGTTGATTGCCGCGGTGCTGTTCATCGTCGCCGCCAGCACGGACGGAATCGACGGATACATCGCCCGGAAATACAATTTGGTGACGAATCTGGGCAAACTGCTCGACCCGCTTGCCGACAAGCTGCTGGTGGGCACCGTGTTGATCGGGCTCGTGTCGCTTGGCAAATGCAACGCCTGGATCGCCGTCATCATTATCGCGCGCGAATTTGCGGTAACCGGCCTGCGGGAGGTAGCGCTGCTCGAAGGTTCCGTGATCGCCGCCAGCAAATGGGGTAAAGCGAAAACAATCATCCAGATCATCGCGATTACCGTGCTGCTTCTGAACAATTTCCCGTTTGCCTGGCTGAACATCCCGTTTGACGATATCGCGATCTGGCTGGCGGCGATCATTACGATTTATTCGGGCATCGACTATTTCGTCAAAAATAAAAGCGTGCTTTCTTTTTCGAAAATGTAGTGCCTTGAGTGCGATGCTTGGGGTGTGATCCATTGAGTGTGATCCTTGGGGTGTAATGCTTTGAATGTGATGCTCTGAGTGAGATGCTTTGAATGCGATGCTTTGCGTGCTATGTTTTGAAGCGAAGTATTTAATGCTCAGGCAGAGGCTTGTTTTGGATTGCCGGAAGGAGACGTGAAAGCAAATGAAAGCGGAAATTATCGCGGTGGGGACGGAGCTGCTGCTCGGGCAAATCGTAAACACCAATGCGCAATATTTATCCCAGGAGCTGGCCGCGCTTGGGATTGACGTATATTTTCAGACGGTGGTCGGCGACAACCGGAAGCGGTTTGCCCAAGCGGTGGAGACGGCGGCTGCCCGCGCCGATTTGCTGATTTTTACCGGGGGGCTCGGGCCGACGCAAGACGATTTGACCAAGGAGGCGCTGGCCGAGGTGCTTGGGCGGCCGCTCTATGTCGACCCGGAAGCGATGGCGAATGTCGAACGCTTTTTCAAGGACAGGGGCGTGCCGATGACGGAAAACAACCGCCGCCAGGCGCTGGCGATTGACGGCGGGACCCCGCTTCCGAACGAAACCGGTCTGGCGGTTGGGGATGCGGTTGCGGCCGGCGGCAAGTTTTATATCGTTTTGCCCGGTCCGCCGAAGGAAATGAAACCGATGTTCGAGCGCCAGGCGAAGCCGTGGATTTTGAAGCATGCGCTATCCGAGGAAATGCCGATCTATTCGAAAATGCTCAAGTTTGCCGGGATCGGCGAATCGGCGCTGGAGACGAAGCTGCTCGATTTGA from Paenibacillus macerans includes:
- the rimO gene encoding 30S ribosomal protein S12 methylthiotransferase RimO yields the protein MTEKVKIVTLGCEKNLVDSEIMSGLIDRRGYSLVDDRDDATVIIVNTCGFIDAAKEESVNTILELAELKESGKLKALIVSGCLTQRYKQALMEEMPEIDGIVGTGDFHNITQIVDEAVKGKKPVYVGNPVFNYEQVLPRKLSTARYTAYVKIAEGCDNNCTFCSIPLMRGKFRSRSIESIVEEVKGMAAQGVKEFSLIAQDSTNYGTDLYGDYKLPELLDRVSRVDGVEWVRLHYAYPGFFTDELIDMIASNPKICKYVDMPLQHSEDAILKRMRRPGRNRDIRELIAKIRSRIPDVSLRTSLIVGFPGETEEDFERLCDFVREIKFDRLGVFTYSQEEDTPASRLPDQVAEDVKEWRANTLMEIQRTVANENSGKYIGKVLDVLVERYDGRSDVYVGRSQFDAPEIDGEVFVTNCSGNIGDIAKVRITHAFEYDLTGEAVL
- the pgsA gene encoding CDP-diacylglycerol--glycerol-3-phosphate 3-phosphatidyltransferase; the encoded protein is MNLPNRITLTRIFMIPVMLLFLLLDAGWLSYELVAGTYALPVHQLIAAVLFIVAASTDGIDGYIARKYNLVTNLGKLLDPLADKLLVGTVLIGLVSLGKCNAWIAVIIIAREFAVTGLREVALLEGSVIAASKWGKAKTIIQIIAITVLLLNNFPFAWLNIPFDDIAIWLAAIITIYSGIDYFVKNKSVLSFSKM